CTTGAGTTTGACGTCTCTGGACTAGAATATTGAGCCACACACATCTATTCCGTCTTTATAGATATATTTGCAAAAGTAAAGAAACTTTTTGAGATGACTCTTGATTTCTGTTTCACGGGGAAAGAGCCTTTGACAGTTGGACACTGGAGGATCAGCCTTGAGGATCGTCTGCTGGGACATCCTCTCACCTGTTGTGACAGGGCTTGCTGCTCTGTTTACAGACTGAACATGTTTAACTGGGACGCTGTCTATACAAGCTGAGGCTTGTGCTGTCTAtctgttattttctctttttttcaaaatgtttcattattattatttttaacctTTACTTCATAAACACTTTATTATAGACATCATATATTATAGACTTTATATCTGTTCAACCTCTCATCtcttgtgttcctctgtgttttgtagATGCTTCTTTTGAATCAACCCAGAATGAGGAACAAAAGCTGAGGGAATCGTCTCCAAGAGAAATGTGTCACATCAACCTTGTAGACTTTGAGTGGAATTTCATAGGTCAGCGAGAGCTCTCTCCTCAGGCACTTCACATCAATGCAACCATGGTTATTTGtccatttttgtctttaattttgtACATGTGATCATATTCTTGCATTGTTTCACTTCAAAAATGTGGATCTGCTTACTTTGTATGTACATGCTCACTTGTCCCAGGGCAGGTATACAATTGTAGGATTTAATCACTTAAGCCTTTTGAGGTTACTGTGTGTAAAACAGTCAGTATCTGAGCAGACCCTAATCCTCcactttatttcactgtgttaGAAATATGGATGAGTTATTGGATGTGTTTACTCCATGCATGTCACTTCTTGGTCTTCCATGCAAGCAAATGACATGGCTCTCACTGTCGGTGCTTCACACACAATACCTCAGAAACCATAGTTCTAATGATGACAGTGTTTAAAGGACGATGTATCTCGCCATTGTGTTGTTAAATAATAGATTTAAAGAGATTTGTCTGAAAAAGGCACTTTGTTTTTACCAGGACCATCAAGTCTGACCAGCTAGATGTTCCACCATTTAAACAAGTAGAAAAAACTCATAATATGAGTCTTTCATATTtctctgtttgtatttcagtatCACTGGTTACAGATTATATTTGTGGAATTCATGTCCTTGTCCTGCTAATACTTGCAGTGTCAAGATGCATAATAAGTGTTTTACaaggtttattgttttatccCATTTAATGAACATACTGGTAACTGTCATGTTCTGTTATGCATAGCTTGAAATCTCCAACTGTAATGGACAACTTTGTTTCtatcaacaaaaaacaaacaacctgcTCCTCCACCATGTTCTCTGTCTTTCCAGATCACTGTAAATCCATTCACTCAACTCAGTGAAGGTTTTAACCAAatttatgaaacacaaacatctggatttatGGACATTTCTTTGATCGacaatataacaagctgttaaatcacattgttaaaaactaaaccagtggttttgaaaatgttttgcttctgAAAAAGAAATCTAGTTATTTCAAATGTCTGAAATTTTCAAAAGCTCTCATAATATATCTTACATCGCTCTATACATGActgtttataatgtattttactgcagcTTCACTTGCAGCTTACATACCTGCTTCAGTATAATGATCTAATAGAGCTTAATACAATCATATAATAATCAGTTAACCAAGTTGCTTTACTTTAAACTTGAACTAGTTAACTCACCTATATCTGACAGTGCAGGTGaacttcaatttaaatatttcagcccAGAAACTGTAGCTAAATGGTCCAAAAACATTTGGAGTTTAAAAGAGCCCctgaaaacatttatcataCAAGACCAGTTACATACACTGTAAgtataaacaggaagcagaatgTGTACTCTGCCTttggttgcttagtaacagatACTACTACGAACCAGACTCTGGTACTACATCTACTCTATTTTGTCCATCTGCACTGAATGTCCCTCAGTGTTACACTCTTCTGTTTAGAAAGAGACATCTGTGTTTCAAACAGATGTTTAGAGGTAAAACCCAGAAtcttcattcaaacacacatttagaaagTTAAATATACAACATTTAGCTATTCCTTatgtattttcacaataaaagtccaaaGAATGCTTTAACCTTACTGAGCTTGAAGATCTGTACAGCTTCATAAACACTGAACAGTGTTTTTGAATCATTAAAACGAATGCAGTTCAAGTTTCAAgggttttattgtcatatgtGTAAAAGCCCTGacaaagggagtatttgagtgaagATACATGGACATAAACTGTTCTCAGATCAgagaggtgtctcttaatgttatttaaaaactctgtgctccctctgctggaaaCATCTGGTAACTAATgaagaataactttttgaacataaaacacaagaatacacaaaaatactgttctctaactgctgcaactgacagcaaacattataaccataattTGAATATAACCGCTTACATGGTAAATGTGCTATTTAATCCTTGTCCTTCCAAGATACAAGTGTCtgttgtgaagaaaataaaacaaaataaaagatgaagagaataATCTCAGTTCATACACTGAGGGTGGCCATTTGTCCCATCATGCCACTGTGCCAGCACTTAGAAATGATATTCCAGATCCAGCTGTGAGTTATCTCTCCACAGAGGATCATGAAGTCTGAGTGTTGAGGCACGTGCAGCTCACTCACTGTCAGCAGGAGATTCAGGCAGTTTTAATAAACATGCTCCAAGTTTCATATTCCCAGCTCACTGTAGTCTGGGTGCAGTGACATCTGTGAAGTGATGTGAAACAGAGCAGTGGTTTTTTCTGTACCCTGCAAAAACAATGTACCAGAACCCAGAGGGATATACCTGGATTCTAGAGCACATTCACTCTGCAGTGCACAGACAGTTTACTGGTTCTCTGCAGGTTCATCTCTTTTGCTGAGGAAAGAAATATGTTGAATTAAAATGGAAACCTCttgtacatgtgtacagacTTCACAGAGTAAAGTCAGATCAATCTTAGgccactttcagacatgcactggactccagacaatctcctgacattctccagaggggctggatGTTTCCCTAAAACTCTACCTAATGTGTCGATACAGCAGGATAGGTGTGCTGATGATGCTTCAAACATGCTACAGACGcaagaatacaaatacaaagagaaaGCAAATATCTCTGCATGAAAAAGAgtaaagatgaagatgatgccaAGAGAGCCTTTGGtgatgtgatctctgcagcagttattatgttacatcctgcctctgacTATTgggccacccctcacctgaacgctccagagatttgtgttgatgtgaacGAGTTCTATAAAAGAATCTcttgctgcgttgttcatgtgttaaaGACAAAGCTGGAGagagtctggacccaattctgcagacgtcctccagaggtcatgtctgaaagtgtCTATACAGTCCTCaattaatgaatatttcaatGTAGAGCACGCTGctgtctcacctgctgctgttcatTATGTTCTCTCCATCATATTCacagcttctcctccagctgtgtttcCCTTCtagtgaaatattaaataaaataatcaaatgaccTTCATCAAGCAAGTATTGTCATCAAGCACTGAACATATACACAGAGTCAGAACATACactgtgaaaaagagagaacaaacGTACCTCTgtgggatttcttttttttcctgttacagaaagaaacagatgaaaaaccTCTAACTCGATGACATCATGACTTGATGGGTTCTTATCATCcatgagaacattttctttgatcacacacacatcgtaCCTGAATGACATATTTTCCTCTTCCAGAAAACGAAGGCGATggcagataaaacaaaaaaaaccaaaaccactGAAGTGATGATTCCCACTGTGACAATTAAACTGgtattttcacattcagcatCAGTTGAAGTTGTTCCTGGTCGCTTCAGCTGAGGTTTTGGTGATTCACATCTGGAACGACAGGGGGACATTTTCACAGGACCGTGAGAGACACCACAGATTCACTGCAGGTGTAAGAAACCAGGCACGTCCACGTGTGGTGTGACTAttcacttactgtgtgtgtgcttgacaaGATGTACGGGTCCCATCAGAAAATGTTCCATCACTGCAGTCAGAGCATTCAGAGTCTGTGAGGGCTGTtcctgtacaaacacaaactatacaGTTACTATTGTACACGTCATATTAGGATTATAGAGCAAAGTGGTATTTGACATGAGACCTGTCTGATTATTGAGGTTTTTGATCAGCAAACATTTCCTTGTTCAAATTCCCTCCTTTTGATGTgagatgtgatgaaatgtaGAGCAGCATGTCACTAAACTTACAAACATATTTCTATTAACTAAGGAACATTGACAGAATTTCAAAGATACAGAAACTATTTGACATTAGTTTCTCTCATCACACCTGGATCACTGCAACAGTCTTGTATGACtatattcattatttgtttttatattttttgtgttgcataaagaaaagacaaggtCAGATGAGATGCACCTTTAATGATCCTCCATGGAGGAAGTTCAGTCgacgcagcagcacagtgaaagCAGCAGTGCATGGACACAATGTagtcagaataaaaataagaatacaacTTTGAAATAACACTGAATATATTAGGCTGTTTATCACAACTGTCCACTCCTTGTAGAATGTGACAGGCTGCCACTCagccacattattattattattatttctcttatgattatgattattatcacaGTTGCACAGGAAGATTGGATTttgattagttttgtttttagttagtgagtcctcttcaaactgttctacaatatactgtcactttttattgtttgtgtgctgaactttttataaacagtctaagTGTGTGGTTTATAAACCTTAGacaaaccatatatatatacacaacttttcaaaataaaagaactgTTCACTATAAGgcactgcagcaacaaatgttttactttgaaaacaaattgctaaacaggaagtgattctctgacttctgttgccatgacggagatcagATAATCAGACTCTCTCAGTCCAATGtggtgaaattaaaatcatgaaatcatcaaaatgatctggcagtGATTCTGACTGAACGTTTGATCATTCATAATACAGATGTCATGTGTGAAGCATGAAATGAACAATTTGCCACATATCATCCAAATGCTTCACAATTGACTGGATGACTGAAATAACCtgctctgtgttctttttttacagctgaGAAAACTTCAATCTTAAAGTCAGAATTGGAAAACGCACCTCTATGTTTGATGAACTGCCCTggtttacattgtgtgtgtttctttgctgctgcacagttgTTCCTTGTGCGGTCTGTACAGTAGAATCCTTCCAGAGGTTCACAAAGTGAatctgttgttgctgtgcaTGAAGTGTTTATCTTCAGACCAGAATCTGTGGACACATAGAGGTTACATATGGAGGGAACATATGAAGATACAAACTGCTGTATAAACAACACAGTGGACTGATCTGCTGGTGGCAGGAACAAGGAGATATGGAGTGAACAACTGACTTTTGTAAGAACTTTCACTTCTACCATTAATGCAAGTCCCACTGATAGAAACTACAGAGCAAAGGAGATGATGTGCACATCTTGTGAAACTCAACTATTGACCATCCCAGTTTTCATCTATGCCAAATCTGTAATATGCCGAAAACGATtctaaacagacaaacacagtgacgATGTAAAAACCATCAGAAAAGCTCAGTTCCATCTCAGTCTCAGCTCATACACTGTTGGACTTACTGATTTTAAACCTACAGTAAATGTTAAGACAGAAATCTACCTGGACCACAGGTCGTGCAGGGAAAACACATTCTACGTGCAGTGGGAAGATTCATGAAGGTGTCCTTCTCACAGGGCAGACAGGAAGTGCTCCTGAACCTGCAGTGTGTTTCAACACGATTTcctgttgaaaagaaaacaattgaattgcatgaaatgtttctgttgaacaaagacaaatcatctTGAGAGTTAAACTCACGTTATATGTGAGTCATCGTAACATGCGCTGCAGTTTCATTCTTACTTACAACAAAAGAagccaaaacataaaacaacccATTCCATCTTATTCTTCTCGTTCAGGATCTTACCAGGTGGACAGAAAGAACAGCATCTGTTCCCTATCTGATACTCAGTTGGAGGACAAGTCAGAGTATTCACACAGAAGACTTTGATCAAAAGTATCTGAAGGACAGAGCAAAagtttaaacatgttaacattgtcatgaacagagagaggagaggagacgactGGACACTTAAATGACCAAATGTTTCTTCTTtgcagtttctgttttttgtcataTATTTGTGACAACATTTGAGTTAGTATTCAGATCTTTGTAAGTTCATTCAATGAAAGATGGATGTATAtgggtttattttataaaaacaatggaTGAGAACCCCAGAGACCTGCTCATCTGTTTAAACAGACTCAACACTGGCTTGATTGTTTCTGGAGTCAGATTGTTAATTAACAGTATCCAGCCCAAATACTCCTCCTCAAGTTAATAGCTGAGTAGTCTGCATCTGTTAAGGTGGAGCTCCACCAGTTAAGatttttgtatttactgtttctTTGATTTACAACTTTGAGGAAATATTACTGAAAGTGCAGCCTGTCACAATTCTGCTAACACTGATCAATTCTGCAGaaggtaaaatgtgtttgttgctgttgtgaacttgtctgagcgagaatctcctgctgtgttgtgcatgtgtgaaaggaaaactgtggagaaagtccTGCCCCCAATTCTCTGGAGCTCCTCCACAGGACATGTCTACAAAACGGCTtatgagtgacagagagaggaaagaagaagcagaactgcaggtgaagaggagtatggaggaggaaaaatactttatttatttccacattgatttatttccatatttctttgGCCATATGTAAATGAGGTAGgaggtcctaacctcagtctggAGCAGGATTGGTCAACTGAGCGATCCAGACAGAAGCAATGTTTTCCTCGTGAATCTTCACTGTAGTGTAGTTAGCAAACGAGCAACAGAAGCTAGTCCTTGGGTGCATGGTTCTCTACATGGTTAGCTAATGACCTAACCTCATTTGCAATGCCTCATAAAACCTGACATTTCTAAACCACTAGTagataaaatacaatatgtaaAACTTAGCTACTTAAGCAGGTTGAAGGCAAACAGCCTGTGTTGTGCTCTgttcatatttttcatcaacaatgaactgaacAAATCACTTTTCTTATGATGAACGTGagtgacatttatttttaaaatcatcatcgTATCAGGCATCaagtgaaataccaggagcgagagaaaatgtgtgtgtgtgtgtgtgagcttccATTAGCATACGGACATGGaaatatacagaaataaataaatgaggaaataaatttaagacatttaattatttatgtcCTGTTTAATTACaaactcttatttatttatttcttatttgtttgcagaatatgtcttcatttattaatgtatttatttattgtgtgacAACTTTACCAACAAAGATGCAGCTTCCAAATGTTTACTTCTCAAATTCATCTTGAACGGCAGGTTGGTAGTTTTCTTGAGCTGAAGTCACAATTACTGAGATCTGGGTTGAGGTGAGGTTTTAATccaaagaggagaaacacatctggagacaaagacaaagaagactCAGCTGCAGTTGCCACAGTCAATGAGGCGACATTTTCAAAGAAGGCAACAGGATTGGcacattgtgtgttgtgttgtttttgttgactggcttcagtttgtttaccCCCCcaccaaaaataataaattcattttatggTCAGCTGCCACTACTCAGCCGTTCACACCACACAGGCCAGAAGGTGACCTGGCAACATTACTGCTGCTAGTCTGATCAGGTCTGTGTGTCTTTCACTTTCAGTGAGTGATAACATTCATCATTAAACCTTCTACAGCCCATTGCTCTGCTCAAAGTTCAGGTCTTAGTTCTGTTCCCTTTCAAAGCCCACGTTTCCTACAGTTCAGTGAGATCCTGTTGATTTCAGAATCAGGAATACTTAATTAATCCTCGTAGggaaattttaaaaagaagtATAGATAAAGTGGTTGAGTGTCAGGAGCACAAGTAACAGGCAGCACTTCGATAAGTGGACTCATAACAAGGCGTTTCCAACGGTTCAGTGAGATCCTGTTGATTTGAAATAGGAAGTGACCTCTATTGTCTTTGACTGTTTCAAGATACTGAAACTGAGCTCtggacaaatacacaacacaccacGGTCACACAGCTAAGAGTTGGTATCATATGTGAGCAGATGGTGGTTTTTCTGACATGATAACTGATCACATGATTAGTGCAGAGTGGAGGAGCGagttttcacctaaatcctgatgtgggtgtgttcatgtgattttagtttttcagatgaTTCAGATTCCACACTTCCTCATCCAAACCTGAAGGTTTTACACAACTCAGACTCAGACCATGTTTCCAGTAGTTCTCTGACAGTGACACTTTGTTGATAACACCAGTACACAGCGAACAACTTATTgtttcatctccacaaactcacGGTGTCGATTTATCAGCGACATCACAACAATCTACTGGTTCACTCCTGCTCTGTAATATGCAACATTCAGAGGTTCTATAGAAATTCACTCAGCTTACCGTCGTTAACACGATCAGACGAACTTCCATGTTCCGTCTACAGGCAGTGAGCTTTCGGTTTCAAAGTGAGTGTCCTCGGAGCTGGATAAGAAAAATGGTGAAACATATTCACTTCCTGGAAAAAGATCTCTCGACGCCACACAGCCGCTGAGGGAAGTTGGAAACATATTCACAGATTCGAACTTCGGATCAATAATTCACAAGCGAAACgttgttaaaacacaaaagccTCTTTCCCAGTGTGATCAGGTAGAAAACGAGCTCCGAGCAAAGCTCAGTATGAGTCATCCTCCACGACCGAGAAGTGATATGACAGAACAACCTAATGTTGTTTGGCTGAAGGTTCAGTGGGTGGAGTTATAAcctctttacatacagtctatggttagaAGGAGAGTGTGATCAGGAAGTATCAGTGTGAGTTGTGGCTGTGACAGCAGCTCGTGTTCAGGGACTCATATTGTGGGTGAATAAAACACTGAGGCAACGACTCGggctctctccttccttcaccAGAGGTATTACAGAATCATTCTGGGGATAAGAATTTTCTGGAATGCTCATACTAACAGATCATCTCATGGCTGCCTCATGGACAATGGACTTTAACCCAGACATGTCAAACTCAATGCCCGCAATAAAATATCACACGTCTATCTCAACTGCTCCGCCggtaagaaggaaaaaaagctcCATAGGCCGAGCCACGGTGCGCGATGCCCGGCTAGATCCACACGGAGCGAGCGCTCCTCCTCACCAAGTACTTGGTGTTAGCAGGGACGGAGCCAGAACATGGAACCTCTGATCATTTGGGATGGCATTAAAATCACTTTTAcatgaacataaaaatgtgtgaaacaatTTAATTGAAAGATACAAGATGTTCTTATTTTCTGCATCATAACATTCATCTTACCAGGCATGTGCACAGATAGACCCCTAGTGGTGCTCAAGCACCTGCCCCTTTGCCCTGGATGAGAAAAGTGCCCTTTCTGCTGGAGCCCAACAGTGTTTTGATATCTGATGGCATTTATTTGAGTTCTTGTAACAAttctgctcctccctcctcctcctccctactcctcctccctcctcctcctcctccttctcctcctcctcctccacttagCTCTCGTGCAGAGCTGAGCACTAAACCgctgcagcctgcaggtctCCTCTGACCCGCagcatcagacagacaggtaatggtagtgtttgtgcaaaatgaacCACAATACTTAACATTATAGCTGAAAACAGTACGTGGCTACTGGCCCCACGCATTGGTTTCCTGGAAATGTGCTGATTCAATGCATTGTGTCAGTTGTCTGCTTTTTCTACCTGAAGATATAAAAGCAGAAAGGAGTGGAGAAAAGGGATCAGAAAGTGGAATAGTGCTCTTGAAAAAATCAAGCAGCACTCTGTCACAGAGGTCCACATGACAAGCATGGTGAGGTGGACCAATTACCAAAAGGCTCTCCAGACTTCatctgatgttgatgatgatcagATGTAAAGGGAGTGGAagccagagagcgagagaggcagacaaacagagagatacTGACCAGGTTAATAGATCTCACAGTGTAGATCATAAAGAACAGGCTCAGGAGTCTCTATGGGGAAGAAAGACTCTCTGACCTTCTCCTCCTGCCATTGAGCAAGACATACAAATAAACCAGAGGTCATAAGAATCTTCCAAGAGATGGCACCAAGGAGGATGCTCCTGTGAAGAAGCTGAACGATCCTgctcccctcacctcctccttaaATAGATGTATTTTATAGATTATATtggatgctttatttttatttcatttattcagagcagagttttgatAAGTTTTAACTGAgaatattttatgattattttttgcctgttatttatttatttaaaaaattaaaaatataagttTAATATATCcgactgtgttttttcttaattttatgaATAACTTTGGCGATGGCtgcccttttgtttttttagcatGAGCACCTGCTTCCAAAGATGTCTGAGCACATGCCTGGGTATGTGTCTTGAAAAGCAGCACACATGCCGGCTTAGCTAGCAAGCTAAGCTAATGCTAGCAAAGTATTCTGTGGCCTAGTCACACACTGACTTTAGCAGATGAGCTAACAAGGCTGTACAAAGTAAATTAAGCATAAACCTACCCCAGTGGCTCCACATCCATAAACTGTCTTATCAAATGAGTGATACAATCCTCCAGGAGATGTCCTGGGTcaggtgctgctgctctggtaGTGTCTCTCCTATTGTGTGAAAGAAGAACAAACTGTCTACTGAGTCACTGGCTGAGCAGGAAGTGGTTTCAAGTGTCACTTCcatcacaaacatttcattgtgtCGGGTTGTGCAGTCAATACAGAAGGTGAGTTAATGTCACTTGGCGTGAATGATAAAAATGACTTATCAAAATGAAGATTCATAATTACTAACAAACTCCAAGTAGCAGATTAAATAACACACAGCATTTTGTAGTAACAGCacttcaaaaatatttgattgtagAATTTAAACATACAAGTCACATACACATTACAGAGCCAAAAGATTCTCTAGGTGTTCATCAACTCCAATGAAAGAAAACCCTTTTTCAGATCAGGCTGTATGTAGCAATGGAGTTTGCACTGGAACACAGTCAATGCATAGACCGATTTTAATATTGATTCTCTGACTGCCATTTTACCATATCtattaaaacaa
This sequence is a window from Paralichthys olivaceus isolate ysfri-2021 chromosome 6, ASM2471397v2, whole genome shotgun sequence. Protein-coding genes within it:
- the LOC138410496 gene encoding tumor necrosis factor receptor superfamily member 14-like isoform X2, coding for MNLRSKHLEAASLLILLIKVFCVNTLTCPPTEYQIGNRCCSFCPPGNRVETHCRFRSTSCLPCEKDTFMNLPTARRMCFPCTTCGPDSGLKINTSCTATTDSLCEPLEGFYCTDRTRNNCAAAKKHTQCKPGQFIKHRGTALTDSECSDCSDGTFSDGTRTSCQAHTQCESPKPQLKRPGTTSTDAECENTSLIVTVGIITSVVLVFFVLSAIAFVFWKRKICHSGKKRNPTEKGNTAGGEAVNMMERT
- the LOC138410496 gene encoding tumor necrosis factor receptor superfamily member 14-like isoform X1, coding for MNLRSKHLEAASLLILLIKVFCVNTLTCPPTEYQIGNRCCSFCPPGNRVETHCRFRSTSCLPCEKDTFMNLPTARRMCFPCTTCGPDSGLKINTSCTATTDSLCEPLEGFYCTDRTRNNCAAAKKHTQCKPGQFIKHRGTALTDSECSDCSDGTFSDGTRTSCQAHTQCESPKPQLKRPGTTSTDAECENTSLIVTVGIITSVVLVFFVLSAIAFVFWKRKICHSGKKRNPTEVRLFSLFHSVCSDSVYMFSA